Genomic segment of Mucilaginibacter sabulilitoris:
AATTATTACACTTTTTGTTTTGATATTGGCTGGCGGAGTTGTGCGTAGTTCTGGTTCCGGGATGGGGTGCCCCGATTGGCCTAAGTGTTTTGGCAGATATATTCCGCCAACAACCAATGCAGATTTACCTAAAGATTACAAGCAAAAATATGTGGAGAAACGACTGGCTAAAAACCAGCGTTTTGCTAAAACACTTGATGTATTCGGTTACAGCGATCTGGCTAAACGAATCCGCGACGATCGCTCAATACTTGTCCCGGAAGAGTTTAATGCGGGCAAAACTTGGACAGAGTATATTAACCGCCTCATAGGCGCCATATCTGGTTTGTTTTTGCTGTTATCGGCTGTATACGCGTTCGGTTACTGGAAAAGCAGCAAGAGAATAGCTCTTTTAAGCATCTTTAACGTAATACTGGTTGGCTTTCAGGCCTGGCTTGGTTCAATAGTGGTATCAACGAACCTGGTTGCCTGGATAGTTACTGTACACATGTTGCTGGCATTAGCCATATTGGCAGTAGTTATATATACCTATCACAGGGCCAGGGTGCTAGGTAGCGGTAAATTAAATACCAGTCCATTTATATATATAGTAATGGTGCTTGCTTTGCTGTTAAGTATTTTACAGATTGCTTTTGGTACCGAGGTGAGGGAAAAGATTGACGCCGTAGCAACACATTTTCAGGGAGGCTACCGTAACAACTGGATCACAAGCGCAGGCGATATATTTTTGCATCACCGCGATATGGCCATATTGGTATTTATCATTAATGTTATGTTATATGCTTTATTGCGCAAGCGGTTCAGCAGGCATTCGATACAGCAGCAGTTAATGAGTTTTACATTTTTAATGATTATGCTGCAGATAGTTACAGGTATATTATTATCATATTGGGCGTTGCCTCCGTTTGCGCAGGCAGCACATATTGTTTTAGCAAGCCTGATATTTGGGGCTCAGTTTTATTTGCTTTTGAATTTACATCAGTCGGTTAACGTTAGGGGAGTAAGCAAATGAATTGGAGTGATTTTTCAAAGCTGATTAAATTGAGACTCACCTTTTTGGTGGTGTTTTCGGCATCCATATCATTTTTAATAGGCAGCAGGGCAAATGGCCATATTGATTGGGTGAACTGGGTTAAACTTATTGTAGGGGGCTTTTTGGTAACATCGGCAGCCAACGCTTTTAATGAGATCATTGAAAAGGACCTGGATAAGCTTATGAAGCGCACCATGGACCGCCCGATTCCGTCAGGGAAGATGAATACCGGGCAGGCACTTGTTCTGGGTTTGGGCATGGGTATGGCCGGAACTTATTTATTAGGGGGCCTTAACCTGTTAACCGGATTACTATCGGTATTCTCTATTTTATTATACGCGTTTGCTTACACACCGTTAAAACGTAAATCACCGATTGCTGTATTTGTGGGTGCTATACCGGGTGCTTTGCCACCGCTTATTGGTTATGTAGCCGCGCATGAAAGAATTGACGAGATAGCCTTAATACTGTTCGCAATACAATTTGTATGGCAATTTCCGCATTTTTGGGCTATTGCCTGGGTTTTGGATGATGATTACAAGCTTGCCGGCTTTAGGTTGCTGCCAACTGGTAACCGCAATTTAGGAAGTGCGGTAATTACCTTTATATTTACATTAATATTGTTACCTGTTAGTTTATTACCATATTTTTATCATCATGGAGGTTATTGGTTAGCCGGGGTATCCTTAATATGTAGTTTAATATTCTTGTACCAGGCTTTTGGCTTGTTACGTACACGGCAAATAGAGGCGGCCCGCAAGTTAATGTTTGGCTCGTTTATGTATTTGCCCATAGTGCAGTTAATG
This window contains:
- a CDS encoding COX15/CtaA family protein, which gives rise to MSISASKNRFQKINLITIITLFVLILAGGVVRSSGSGMGCPDWPKCFGRYIPPTTNADLPKDYKQKYVEKRLAKNQRFAKTLDVFGYSDLAKRIRDDRSILVPEEFNAGKTWTEYINRLIGAISGLFLLLSAVYAFGYWKSSKRIALLSIFNVILVGFQAWLGSIVVSTNLVAWIVTVHMLLALAILAVVIYTYHRARVLGSGKLNTSPFIYIVMVLALLLSILQIAFGTEVREKIDAVATHFQGGYRNNWITSAGDIFLHHRDMAILVFIINVMLYALLRKRFSRHSIQQQLMSFTFLMIMLQIVTGILLSYWALPPFAQAAHIVLASLIFGAQFYLLLNLHQSVNVRGVSK
- the cyoE gene encoding heme o synthase, with the translated sequence MNWSDFSKLIKLRLTFLVVFSASISFLIGSRANGHIDWVNWVKLIVGGFLVTSAANAFNEIIEKDLDKLMKRTMDRPIPSGKMNTGQALVLGLGMGMAGTYLLGGLNLLTGLLSVFSILLYAFAYTPLKRKSPIAVFVGAIPGALPPLIGYVAAHERIDEIALILFAIQFVWQFPHFWAIAWVLDDDYKLAGFRLLPTGNRNLGSAVITFIFTLILLPVSLLPYFYHHGGYWLAGVSLICSLIFLYQAFGLLRTRQIEAARKLMFGSFMYLPIVQLMFLFDFIGNAK